DNA from Rhinoderma darwinii isolate aRhiDar2 chromosome 6, aRhiDar2.hap1, whole genome shotgun sequence:
tactATTTGTGTCCTCCGCTCCAGTTCTAAGTTATAAAATAGAATGCTTTTAGCCAGTTGGCTAGCTATGTAGCGGCATGATTTGCCAAGTCCCTGATATTGCATCTAACTCTGGTTGCATGAATAAGGTAATTGCCATGCAAGGGTGAGTTGATTGGTCAGCAGTCCAGCAATGCACAAAGGCTCCTTTTCTACCTCATGCACAAATAATTGATTAAAGttggttgtaatttttattgtatAATGTAAATAAGTAAAACATTCTGTGCTTTTCATATGTATTCATAGCAGTTGGAGCACGTTTGTTTTAATACAGGGTTGCAAATTGTCTGTgtagagttaaataataaaattctgtctgcctgcagccaccactagagggagcttaagagcttactgcatTCTGTGTGGACCAATGTGTAAGTTCTCTGTAGTGGCTGCAAGctgaatgttttttgttttttttatcaattaactatATGACTATTCAGGGGATTTGGATCTCTCAgtcagaaaaactgagctctgaTCACTATAAAGATATGTTGACTTTAGTCAACACAGAGTCTTGGATCTAAAAATTTAATTGGTTTAAAGGGTGGAGATTAATTTCAAGAATTATACTTTAACCCCATTAATCTCCTCACAGCCCCCTTCACATCTTTATTTCTTAGACTATAAATCAGTGGATTTAACATTGGAGTTACTGTTGCATATAATAAAGTGAATATCTGATCCAGAATATCAGAGTATCTTGAAGATGGCAATAAATACACCAATGCAGCTGTGCCATAGTAGAGGATGATGACAATGAGATGGGACGAGCATGTGGAGAAGGCCTTCTTCCTCCCATCTTTAGATTTGATgtgaaatataacttttaatatttttgcatAGGAtgtaaaactgcataaaaacggGCACAATCCGAAAAAAAATAACTCAAAATAAATCACTAAATAAAATAATTCTTTGCCGGCACATGAGATCTTCGTTAGAGCTTTCGCATCACAGTAGAAATGGGAAATTGTGGTGGAACGACAGAAGGACATCTTCAAGGTCGGGACTGTAATCAAACATGAGTTTAAAGATGCACAAAGCCATATGGCGGCCATGCAGAAGGAGCACACATCTTTACTTAGTATACAGTGATAGTGTAGGGGCTTACAGATCGCAACAAACCGGTCATAGGCCATTGTGAACAGAAGAAGATCTTCTGTCCCGGCAGCCAAGAAGAAGAAGTAGACCTGAGTGAAGCATTGTGGGAAGGACACGTTGTGGTTTCCAGATGAAAGCATGTGTAACAGTTTTGGGACGATGGTTGTCGTATAACATATGTCCACGAAGGATAAGTTACAGAGGAACAGATACATTGGGCTGTGCAGCTGCTCGTCCAGATAGATCAGAGTAACAATCAGGACATTCATGAGTACTCCAAGCAAGTAGATCACCGTGAACAGGACGAAAACGAATGGTGGACTGTCACCCTGGTAGGAAAAGGGCAAAATGTGGAACTCTGTAGGAACAGACGTGTAGTTCCCCATAATACAATGTCCTTATCCTGGAAGAACATAAAATCATCTCAACCGAATTCATCACTATGAAGCTTATCAAAAATAATCCAAAAAGTTCTCATAAATTCAtacacaaaaaagaaaataaaaaatcattgtcCTATTACAAATTAAACAagtcttatttctattatatcttttTACAAGTCTTGAATACTTAGGACATATTtcccaatttttttaatgtactaaTGGACCCTCTTTGAAAATCAGCGCTTGTGAAGTCCGGTAGGGAACCAAATTTTTGTATGTTTCCAGATGGCGTTCCGTTTCTAATACTGTGTTCTTTTATATGAGTACCGATTTATTTTCTACCTAATAAACATCCTTGGCAGAAGTTTAGGGGAAAAAAATCGGTACCTGTATGGAGGTCTCAACATGGGAAGATCTTTTAGCGGAAGACGCGACCTTTCTCAAAACTGAGGCttcattttaaaggctatgtaagcgtttgagcaattttatatatatatatatatatatatatatatatatatatatatatacactaccgttcaaaagtttagggtcacctagaaatttccttatttttgaaagaaaagcacagtttttttcaatgaagataacattaaattaatcagaaatacactctatacattgctaatgtgctaaatgactattctagctgcaaacgtctggtttttaatgcaatatctacataggtgtatagaggcccatttccagcaaccatcactccagtgttctaatggtacattgtgtttgctaactgtgttagaaggctaatggatgattagaaaacacttgaaaacacttgtgcaattatgttagcaccgctgtaatcagttttgctgtttagaggagctataaaactgaccttcctttgagctagttgagaatctggagcattacatttgtgggttcgattaaactctccaaatggctagaaaaagagagctttcatgtgaaactcgacagtctattcttgttcttagaaatgaaggctattccatgcgagaaattgccaagaaactgaagatttcctacaacggtgtgtactactcccttcagaggacagcacaaacaggctctaaacagagtagaaagagaagtgggaggccccgctgcacaactgagcaacaagacaagtacattagagtctctagtttgagaaatagacgcttcacaggtcctcaactggcagcttcattaaatagcacccgcaaaacgccagtgtcaacgtctacagtgaagaggcgactccgggatgctggccttcagggcagagtggcaaagaaaaagccatatctgagactggctaataagaggaaaagattaatatgggcaaaagcacacagacattggacagaggaagattggaaaaaagtgttatggacagacgaatcgaagtttgatgtgtttggatcacacacaagaacatttgtgagacacagaacaactgaaaagatgctggaagagtgcctgacgccatctgtcaagcatggtggaggtaatgtgatggtctggggttgctttggtgctggtaaagtgggagatttgtacgaggtaaaagggattttgaataaggaaggctatcactccattttgcaacgccatgccataccctgtggacagcgcttgattggagccaatttcatcctacaacaggacaatgacccaaagcacctccaaattatgcaagaactatttagtgaagaagcaggcagctggtattctatctgtaatggagtggccagcgcagtcaccagatctcaaccccatagagctgttgtgggagcagcttgaccgtatggtatgcaagaagtgcccatcaagcaaatccaactgtgggaggggcttctggaagcatggggggaaatgtctcccgattacctcagcaaattaacagctagaatgccaaaggtctgcaatgctggaattgctgcaaatggagcattccaagaccaaagcaaagtttgaaggagaaaattattatttcaactaaaactcattatttctaaccttgtcaatgtattgactattttctagtcattttgcaactcatttgataaatataagtgtgagttttcatggaaaacacaaatttgtctgggtgacccaaaacttttgaatggtagtgtgtatatatatatatatatatatatatatatatatatatgtgtatatatatatatatggaaaaatagagcaaagaagcagcactcaatagcaaaaaatgaaatttattcacccaacacagcaacgtttcacttcct
Protein-coding regions in this window:
- the LOC142656673 gene encoding olfactory receptor 2L3-like, which codes for MGNYTSVPTEFHILPFSYQGDSPPFVFVLFTVIYLLGVLMNVLIVTLIYLDEQLHSPMYLFLCNLSFVDICYTTTIVPKLLHMLSSGNHNVSFPQCFTQVYFFFLAAGTEDLLLFTMAYDRFVAICKPLHYHCILSKDVCSFCMAAIWLCASLNSCLITVPTLKMSFCRSTTISHFYCDAKALTKISCAGKELFYLVIYFELFFFGLCPFLCSFTSYAKILKVIFHIKSKDGRKKAFSTCSSHLIVIILYYGTAALVYLLPSSRYSDILDQIFTLLYATVTPMLNPLIYSLRNKDVKGAVRRLMGLKYNS